The proteins below are encoded in one region of Ostrea edulis chromosome 3, xbOstEdul1.1, whole genome shotgun sequence:
- the LOC125677709 gene encoding uncharacterized protein LOC125677709, with the protein MDQIPRVSEVLYVGVCRKIGTPTEVTFRRDLWDTGEMIRKPSQLYKGERKMLSGSRREGFRFKSSDFDFMQWYPDHKVICEMSQSTFYHPPRHTLIYMETSDTPPGFARLQLLTPSNQEIVMSSLLERNNTEYISCSLLRMRLHQAMKGFNPAIEGENLHGPCHNCTYLSIEADFALCFHSHHWPLPALPWVDRCLTRAWPSRSVLQSIIDEGFHLVPIANRQTDDNLDLEWRISFSQAEQKLVYSMNHCQFLCYGIMKIILKEVISDELLCSYFMKTILFWRIQESSSTPWLPSTLLQHVWFCFKSLMQCVYTGYLPNFFIPENNMFEGKVVGAQQIFLYQKIETFYEIGIAFLLHSPTLRAILIPAVSDPYFVMPTGESYLKSEIYIDIAFDDESDRTKSIVIVSDFLSNMMHLNVIDQLFSTCQNAVYHDMLIYVLVSTSMSLKAQCLFPSKKKRYSTDRSIIHMLGLFLKLGCVSDGLYFALYLYDTGRYQTALTVTDRVNQRLSQSHVMYHDTVDRQRYSEVVGGESMLTKFRKALARDIMFFQGFTYIEELRLEQEVSKMNGIPVPLLSPFVTVHMLSVLCHYRLGNRSQYIQALTDLHTLLLYDDGRYVELDNRDLPWQILGICQHVVGDLHGALQSYQESLRQRPYHKIEIATETRLNFVQSQLRLNSTRIVT; encoded by the coding sequence ATGGATCAGATTCCCCGTGTATCAGAAGTCCTGTATGTGGGTGTGTGTCGTAAGATAGGGACACCGACAGAAGTGACCTTCAGAAGGGATCTGTGGGACACGGGGGAGATGATACGGAAACCTTCACAGTTATATAAAGGAGAGAGAAAGATGCTGAGTGGTAGTCGTAGGGAGGGATTTAGGTTTAAATCATCTGACTTTGATTTCATGCAGTGGTACCCTGATCATAAGGTGATATGTGAGATGTCTCAGTCAACGTTTTATCATCCACCCAGACATACACTTATCTATATGGAGACCTCTGATACTCCCCCGGGATTCGCCAGATTACAACTACTCACACCGTCAAATCAAGAAATTGTCATGTCATCACTGTTGGAGAGAAATAATACTGAAtacatttcatgttcattactCAGGATGAGGTTACATCAGGCAATGAAAGGATTTAATCCAGCCATTGAAGGTGAAAACCTGCACGGTCCATGTCACAACTGCACTTATCTATCTATAGAGGCTGATTTCGCGCTGTGTTTCCATTCCCATCATTGGCCATTACCAGCCCTTCCCTGGGTTGATAGATGTTTGACTCGCGCATGGCCATCGCGTAGTGTACTGcaatcaattattgatgaaggATTTCATCTTGTTCCTATcgcaaacagacagacagatgacaaTTTAGACTTGGAATGGAGAATTTCTTTTTCACAAGCAGAGCAAAAGCTAGTGTACTCTATGAACCATTGCCAGTTTCTCTGTTAcggaattatgaaaataattctgAAAGAAGTGATTTCTGACGAATTACTGTGTTCGTATTTTATGAAAACAATATTATTTTGGAGAATTCAAGAGAGCTCTTCAACTCCATGGTTACCATCAACATTACTTCAACATGTGTGGTTTTGTTTCAAATCATTGATGCAGTGTGTATATACCGGTTACCTTCCAAATTTCTTTATTCCGGAGAACAACATGTTTGAAGGAAAAGTTGTCGGGGCACAACAAATATTCCTGTATCAAAAGATAGAAACATTTTACGAAATAGGCATTGCCTTCCTGTTACATAGTCCCACTCTCAGAGCGATTCTGATCCCGGCCGTCTCCGATCCATACTTTGTAATGCCGACAGGGGAAAGTTACCTCAAGTCAGAAATATATATCGATATTGCTTTTGATGATGAAAGCGACCGTACTAAAAGTATAGTTATTGTATCGGATTTCCTTTCAAACATGATGCATTTAAATGTAATAGATCAGTTATTCTCAACCTGTCAGAATGCTGTATACCATGATATGTTGATATATGTGCTTGTATCAACTTCCATGTCACTAAAAGCACAGTGTTTGTTTCCGTCAAAGAAGAAGAGATACTCCACTGATAGGTCAATAATTCACATGTTAGGTCTATTTTTAAAGTTAGGTTGTGTATCTGATGGTTTATATTTCGCGTTATACTTGTACGACACCGGTAGATATCAAACAGCGCTAACTGTCACAGATAGAGTGAACCAGAGACTCTCACAGTCCCATGTCATGTATCACGATACAGTAGACAGACAGAGATACAGTGAAGTGGTAGGTGGTGAATCAATGCTAACTAAGTTTAGGAAGGCTTTGGCAAGAGATATTATGTTCTTTCAAGGCTTTACCTATATTGAAGAATTAAGGTTGGAACAAGAAGTCAGTAAAATGAACGGAATACCAGTTCCATTGTTATCTCCCTTTGTGACCGTGCACATGTTATCTGTCCTATGTCACTACAGACTAGGTAACAGGTCACAATATATACAGGCTCTGACAGACCTACACACCCTACTGCTCTATGATGATGGGAGATACGTAGAGTTAGACAATAGAGACCTCCCCTGGCAGATACTGGGGATCTGTCAACATGTTGTGGGGGACTTACACGGGGCATTACAGTCTTATCAAGAGTCACTTAGACAGAGACCATATCACAAAATAGAGATAGCTACGGAAACTAGACTTAATTTTGTTCAATCACAATTAAGGTTGAACAGTACTCGGATAGTGACGTAG